In Clostridium sp. SY8519, one genomic interval encodes:
- the hisC gene encoding histidinol-phosphate transaminase, protein MKAWEQNVRKVIPYTPGEQPKIADIIKLNTNENPYAPAPGVLDAIRGTSEDSLRRYPDPSAQVLTDAIAEEYGVEPSQVFVGVGSDDVIAMSFLTFFNSDRPILFPDITYSFYDVWADVFRIPYETQPLDEAFRIRKEDYCRPNGGIIFPNPNAPTGVEESLEMIEEIVASNPDSVVIIDEAYVDFGARSALPLIHKYDNLLVVQTFSKSRSLAGMRIGFAFGDEGLIRYLNDVKFSFNSYTMNQTALRAGVASLKDRGYFNKTREKICATRERTKQRLAELGFSFPDSRSNFIFAMHNTVPAKELFDMLRAHRIIVRYFPKPRIDNYLRITIGTDAQMNEMLRVLTEYLAERV, encoded by the coding sequence ATGAAGGCTTGGGAACAGAATGTCAGAAAAGTGATTCCGTATACACCGGGGGAACAGCCGAAGATTGCGGACATCATCAAATTAAATACCAATGAAAACCCGTACGCTCCGGCGCCGGGCGTACTGGATGCGATTCGCGGCACGTCAGAAGACAGCCTGCGGCGGTATCCGGACCCGTCCGCCCAGGTGCTGACAGACGCGATCGCGGAAGAATACGGGGTGGAGCCCTCCCAGGTGTTTGTCGGAGTGGGATCGGATGATGTGATCGCAATGTCATTCCTGACTTTTTTTAACAGCGACCGTCCGATTCTCTTTCCGGATATCACCTATTCGTTTTATGACGTATGGGCGGATGTATTCCGGATTCCCTATGAGACCCAGCCACTGGATGAGGCCTTTCGGATCCGGAAGGAGGATTACTGCAGACCGAACGGCGGAATCATCTTCCCCAACCCCAATGCGCCTACCGGCGTGGAAGAATCGCTGGAAATGATAGAAGAAATCGTGGCATCCAACCCGGATTCCGTTGTGATCATTGATGAAGCATACGTGGATTTCGGCGCCCGGTCCGCGCTGCCGCTGATTCACAAGTATGACAACCTCCTGGTCGTGCAGACCTTTTCCAAGTCCCGCTCCCTGGCAGGCATGCGAATCGGATTTGCCTTCGGAGACGAGGGGCTGATCCGGTATCTGAATGATGTCAAATTCTCCTTCAATTCCTATACCATGAACCAGACCGCCCTCAGAGCCGGTGTGGCATCCCTGAAGGACCGGGGGTATTTCAACAAGACCCGGGAGAAGATCTGCGCGACCCGGGAACGCACAAAACAGCGCCTGGCAGAACTGGGCTTTTCCTTCCCGGATTCCAGAAGCAACTTTATCTTTGCCATGCACAATACGGTGCCTGCCAAAGAATTATTTGACATGCTTCGCGCGCATCGGATTATCGTGCGCTATTTCCCGAAACCGAGAATCGACAACTATCTGCGGATTACCATAGGAACCGACGCGCAGATGAACGAGATGCTGCGGGTACTGACGGAGTACCTGGCAGAGCGGGTCTGA
- a CDS encoding L,D-transpeptidase family protein, with protein sequence MKDVDIIDFDRFGGRRYGGGRGRKNVWILIVILIAAVVYFGGSIYFNRHFMPNTRVNGHKVSFETAAGTEKKLAREISDYTLTIQERGGKTEKIRGSEVGVKADFGNKVSDAVRQQKGFTWIVTAWKQKDITLTDLAEYDEDELETAVEKLDCADSGNMTKSRNATISAKQTNGKFTIVDAVYGTELDTDSLQKAVSKAVGSLEDTLNLSKAGVYQDPEYTKDSKEVKAALDTVQKMTDMTVTYDMGDADPVVCDGTRIRSWLKIDKDMNVSVSSSKINAFVKAFAKKYNTAYSYRKFRTADGRTITTAGGPYGWMLDQSAEADALLKEVKAGKDVSRKPNWKQTAVSHKSPDYGTTYAEVDIANQRMYYFVNGSQVMSSDVVTGDVTKGRGTPQGVFSVMYKQRNGTLVGENYSSPVDYWMPFDANVGFHDARWRSSFGGSIYQGDGSHGCVNMPKWAAAKLYSTIKKDCPVIVHA encoded by the coding sequence ATGAAAGATGTAGACATTATTGATTTTGACCGATTCGGGGGGAGAAGGTACGGCGGTGGCCGCGGCAGAAAAAATGTATGGATTTTGATTGTCATTCTGATTGCTGCTGTTGTGTATTTTGGGGGCAGCATTTATTTCAACCGGCATTTCATGCCGAATACCAGGGTAAACGGACATAAGGTTTCCTTTGAGACAGCAGCAGGCACGGAAAAAAAGCTTGCCAGGGAGATTTCCGATTATACACTGACCATTCAGGAACGCGGCGGCAAGACAGAGAAGATCCGGGGATCTGAGGTAGGCGTCAAGGCGGATTTCGGAAACAAAGTATCTGACGCGGTCCGGCAGCAGAAGGGGTTCACCTGGATTGTGACTGCCTGGAAACAGAAAGACATCACATTGACGGATCTGGCAGAATATGACGAAGACGAGCTGGAGACAGCCGTGGAGAAACTGGACTGCGCAGACAGCGGCAATATGACCAAATCCAGAAACGCGACGATTTCCGCCAAACAGACCAACGGAAAATTCACCATTGTAGATGCGGTATACGGAACCGAGCTGGATACCGACAGTCTGCAGAAGGCAGTGAGCAAGGCGGTTGGATCCTTGGAGGACACACTGAACTTGTCGAAGGCAGGAGTTTATCAGGATCCGGAATATACAAAAGATTCCAAAGAAGTCAAAGCAGCTCTGGATACTGTACAGAAGATGACGGATATGACCGTGACTTATGACATGGGAGATGCTGATCCGGTGGTCTGTGACGGAACCAGGATCCGCTCCTGGCTGAAAATAGACAAAGACATGAATGTGTCGGTCAGCAGCAGCAAAATCAATGCCTTTGTCAAGGCATTCGCGAAAAAATACAACACGGCTTATTCCTACCGCAAGTTCAGGACTGCGGACGGCCGTACCATCACTACGGCCGGAGGCCCCTACGGATGGATGCTGGATCAGAGCGCGGAGGCAGACGCGTTACTTAAGGAAGTAAAGGCCGGCAAAGATGTTTCCAGAAAACCGAACTGGAAGCAGACGGCGGTGAGCCACAAGTCGCCGGATTATGGCACGACTTACGCGGAAGTGGATATCGCAAATCAGAGAATGTACTATTTTGTAAACGGCAGCCAGGTGATGTCGTCCGATGTGGTAACCGGCGACGTTACCAAGGGACGCGGCACGCCTCAGGGTGTATTCAGTGTGATGTACAAGCAGCGCAACGGGACCCTGGTAGGAGAAAATTACTCCAGTCCGGTGGATTACTGGATGCCTTTTGACGCCAACGTAGGCTTCCATGACGCACGGTGGAGAAGCTCCTTCGGCGGCAGCATTTATCAGGGGGACGGTTCCCACGGATGCGTCAACATGCCGAAATGGGCCGCAGCCAAACTGTATTCCACGATAAAGAAAGACTGCCCGGTGATTGTGCATGCCTGA
- a CDS encoding FxLYD domain-containing protein: protein MKKRKQILVLAGVFLCIGCISACGSSNKTEISSSSSSVNASSTSATKEKDKYADDSFMKSLEKGLENRWNLSEAIKEDAPVSEQAANFKKCVSAEYDPLIKYENATFENQKLGEYAKEYIDTIKKTREIEDTYGSDSWSMKYNNGIYQFRVAALYKINKIKPLKISDKYQTIFKSMLSEGETSVFASGILKKTKFKLKDESYGQKTYAAVVENTSSNTFDYFSIVVKLKDKDGVVVDTQEPNTSKWTPGTKTRFEFTTDKKFKTISLEYAEWS, encoded by the coding sequence ATGAAAAAGAGGAAACAAATATTAGTTTTGGCTGGAGTATTCCTGTGTATTGGATGCATTAGTGCTTGTGGTAGTAGCAATAAAACTGAAATTAGCAGTTCATCTTCATCTGTGAATGCGAGCTCCACTTCAGCGACTAAAGAAAAAGATAAGTATGCAGATGATTCTTTCATGAAATCGCTTGAAAAGGGGTTAGAAAATCGATGGAATCTAAGTGAAGCAATCAAAGAGGATGCACCAGTTTCAGAGCAGGCTGCAAATTTTAAAAAGTGTGTTTCAGCTGAATATGATCCATTGATTAAATACGAAAATGCAACTTTTGAGAATCAGAAACTTGGGGAATATGCTAAGGAATACATTGACACAATCAAAAAGACAAGAGAAATAGAGGATACTTATGGAAGTGATAGCTGGTCCATGAAGTATAATAATGGAATATATCAATTTCGAGTTGCTGCATTATATAAAATTAATAAGATTAAGCCATTAAAAATATCGGATAAGTATCAAACGATATTTAAGTCCATGTTAAGTGAAGGAGAAACGTCAGTATTTGCAAGCGGTATTTTAAAAAAGACCAAATTTAAACTGAAAGACGAATCATATGGACAGAAAACATACGCTGCGGTAGTGGAAAATACATCATCTAATACATTTGATTATTTTTCGATTGTGGTTAAACTTAAGGATAAGGATGGTGTTGTTGTTGACACGCAAGAACCCAATACAAGCAAATGGACACCAGGCACAAAAACAAGATTTGAGTTTACTACTGACAAGAAGTTTAAAACGATTTCATTAGAGTATGCGGAATGGTCATAA
- a CDS encoding phosphatase PAP2 family protein produces the protein MPKVKEFLKNHKQFLLGLYIFIYAPWFAYLESAITTNYHVIHTALDDRIPFCEYFVLPYYAWFGYVGVIAVFIAIKDGPTCWKMGMYLLTGMTIFLIISSLYPNGLNLRPQVFPRENFCTALVQAMYRTDTPTNVLPSLHVYNAIGMHITLCVSPLLKNRRKIKAGSLVLMLLIVLSTMFIKQHSVIDVAAACLMAAIMYGVSFIILPRAVRSYKAKEKSVKTGMQI, from the coding sequence ATGCCAAAAGTAAAAGAATTCTTAAAAAACCACAAGCAGTTTCTCCTGGGCCTTTATATCTTTATCTACGCGCCCTGGTTCGCATATCTGGAATCTGCCATTACCACCAATTATCATGTCATCCACACCGCGCTGGATGACCGGATCCCATTCTGTGAATACTTCGTTCTCCCCTATTATGCCTGGTTCGGCTATGTGGGTGTCATCGCGGTATTCATTGCCATCAAAGATGGACCCACCTGCTGGAAAATGGGAATGTATCTTCTGACTGGAATGACAATTTTCCTTATTATATCCAGTCTGTATCCGAACGGTCTCAATCTCCGGCCCCAAGTCTTCCCACGGGAGAATTTCTGCACAGCGCTGGTACAGGCCATGTACCGTACCGACACGCCTACGAATGTACTGCCCAGCCTGCATGTATATAACGCAATCGGCATGCATATCACCCTGTGTGTCAGTCCGCTGCTGAAGAACCGCCGGAAGATCAAAGCCGGATCCTTGGTGCTGATGCTCCTTATTGTTCTTTCCACCATGTTCATCAAACAGCACTCCGTGATTGACGTGGCCGCCGCCTGCCTGATGGCTGCCATCATGTACGGCGTATCCTTTATCATTCTTCCCCGGGCAGTCCGTTCTTACAAAGCAAAAGAAAAATCTGTCAAAACCGGCATGCAAATCTGA